A genomic window from Halodesulfurarchaeum sp. HSR-GB includes:
- a CDS encoding ParA family protein, with protein sequence MLAYSTYSEAGGVGKTTTAANLAVAHARAGLKPLVVPLDPQDGNLSRLFGVDTDRTESVDNIVRHMIRRPQGDFDDLIRTVEGVDIVPEHNMLSDLAEYLQREKDQAEAMGEAFGMHAQLLRILRDAGVPDKYDVLICDPPATEGPHLYNAIHATRSLVIPVEPSAKGRAAVQGLESLVAGLEDQLDVEVGVLAAVPMGFKNTRDQQTILDEIDYPIPEVIGERASLMEGCWMEQCSAYTYVREHRDRQRDYEIETLAQFDRIARHLEEQVGLEAPNPPESGDLDHEVLSV encoded by the coding sequence ATGTTAGCGTACTCGACGTACAGTGAGGCTGGGGGGGTTGGGAAAACCACCACAGCTGCAAATTTAGCTGTTGCTCACGCTCGTGCCGGACTCAAACCTCTCGTTGTCCCGCTAGATCCACAGGACGGCAACCTTTCCCGATTATTCGGCGTTGACACCGACCGCACCGAATCGGTCGATAATATCGTCCGCCACATGATCCGCCGGCCACAGGGCGACTTCGACGACCTCATTCGAACGGTAGAGGGGGTGGATATCGTGCCGGAGCACAACATGCTCTCAGACCTCGCAGAGTATCTCCAGCGGGAGAAAGACCAGGCGGAAGCCATGGGTGAAGCGTTCGGGATGCACGCACAGTTGTTACGCATACTTCGAGATGCTGGTGTGCCGGACAAGTATGACGTCCTCATCTGTGACCCACCAGCAACGGAGGGGCCACACCTCTACAACGCGATTCACGCGACGCGATCACTGGTCATCCCGGTCGAGCCAAGCGCGAAAGGCCGGGCTGCCGTTCAAGGGCTAGAATCACTTGTGGCTGGCCTTGAAGATCAACTGGACGTCGAGGTTGGCGTACTCGCTGCAGTCCCGATGGGGTTCAAGAATACACGGGACCAACAGACGATCCTTGACGAGATCGACTACCCGATTCCGGAAGTAATCGGTGAGCGTGCATCCCTGATGGAGGGGTGTTGGATGGAACAGTGCTCCGCGTACACGTACGTCCGCGAACACCGTGATCGACAACGCGACTACGAGATCGAGACGCTCGCTCAGTTCGATCGCATTGCACGCCACCTGGAGGAACAGGTCGGCCTGGAAGCCCCGAATCCGCCTGAATCCGGGGACCTCGACCACGAGGTGCTATCCGTATGA
- the tenA gene encoding thiaminase II, whose protein sequence is MTFTDELEPIARPIWDAIVDHPMVTQLGKGTLDVKPFRYWVRQDYVYLQEYSRVFALGASKAPDLERMTTFAELLESTLTTEMELHRDYAASFDIDESELAATEPSPTTQAYTDFLVRTAATGEFGELVAALLPCMWGFHETATRLAERGSPEDDRYADWIEMYTGEEFAELTRWTKDLMDTVAADATETQRNRYVDLFRTSARYEYRFWDAAWREEEWSV, encoded by the coding sequence ATGACGTTCACCGACGAACTCGAGCCGATTGCCCGCCCAATCTGGGACGCCATCGTCGATCATCCGATGGTGACCCAGCTGGGCAAGGGAACGCTCGACGTGAAACCGTTCAGATACTGGGTCCGCCAGGATTACGTCTACCTCCAGGAGTACTCGCGGGTATTCGCTCTCGGCGCCAGCAAGGCGCCGGATCTCGAGAGGATGACAACGTTCGCGGAACTGCTCGAATCGACACTCACGACAGAGATGGAACTCCATCGCGACTACGCGGCGTCCTTCGACATCGACGAATCCGAACTGGCGGCGACCGAACCCTCGCCGACGACGCAGGCGTACACCGACTTTCTCGTTCGCACCGCCGCGACGGGCGAGTTCGGCGAACTCGTCGCCGCTCTCCTCCCCTGTATGTGGGGGTTCCACGAGACGGCAACCCGACTCGCAGAGCGAGGGTCACCCGAAGACGACCGATACGCCGACTGGATCGAGATGTACACCGGCGAGGAGTTCGCGGAACTCACGCGCTGGACGAAAGACCTGATGGATACGGTTGCCGCGGATGCGACCGAGACCCAACGTAACCGATACGTGGACCTGTTCCGGACGTCCGCGCGCTACGAGTACCGGTTCTGGGACGCCGCGTGGCGCGAAGAGGAGTGGTCGGTATGA
- a CDS encoding TRAM domain-containing protein, producing the protein MTIDTLGDQGDGIAKFERAYIVIVPGTQPGDRVDVKITNVNDSVAFAEPVGKAEVR; encoded by the coding sequence GTGACCATCGATACGCTCGGCGATCAGGGCGACGGGATCGCGAAATTTGAACGTGCATACATCGTGATTGTCCCTGGCACGCAGCCCGGCGATCGTGTTGACGTCAAAATCACCAACGTTAACGACTCAGTTGCCTTCGCCGAGCCGGTTGGCAAAGCCGAAGTTCGCTAG
- a CDS encoding thiamine-phosphate synthase family protein, with translation MTLRLPSEVVVERVLPTLRVQLADALSERGLTQQEIATHLGVTQAAVSQYLDDPDVDGRIADHPRTRETVKRIADGFTTQEMDGYDALSAMLSLLRDFVDRGPICTLHEEAMPSLENVGCDLCVRGPDEGVTEERDVLADVRKAARVLSTTPGMAAYVPNVGTNVGAALRDATDAIDVAAIPGRIYARGDAVEVPANPEFGASRHVATVVLAAMTVDPTKRAALNVATDDALITAARDRGDDTLEFDSGYEDRESRLTERFETHGSVPTVVYHRGAFGIEPITYVIAESAEGAARYVRTLLEDMPV, from the coding sequence ATGACGTTGCGATTGCCGAGTGAGGTCGTCGTCGAGCGGGTGCTTCCGACTCTTCGGGTCCAACTCGCCGACGCTCTCTCGGAACGAGGACTCACCCAGCAGGAGATCGCGACCCACCTCGGTGTCACGCAGGCGGCCGTCTCGCAGTACCTCGACGACCCCGACGTCGACGGTCGAATCGCGGACCACCCTCGCACACGTGAAACGGTCAAACGCATCGCCGATGGATTCACGACACAGGAGATGGACGGGTACGACGCCCTCTCGGCGATGCTCTCCCTGCTCCGGGACTTCGTGGACCGGGGGCCGATCTGCACACTGCACGAAGAGGCGATGCCGTCGTTGGAAAACGTGGGCTGCGATCTCTGCGTTCGCGGGCCGGACGAAGGGGTCACCGAGGAACGCGACGTTCTCGCCGACGTCCGGAAAGCGGCGCGTGTCCTCTCGACGACCCCTGGGATGGCCGCGTACGTTCCCAACGTCGGGACTAACGTCGGGGCGGCGCTTCGGGACGCCACTGACGCGATCGACGTGGCGGCCATACCGGGTCGCATCTACGCACGGGGCGATGCCGTCGAGGTGCCCGCTAACCCCGAGTTCGGAGCTTCGCGCCACGTTGCGACCGTCGTCCTGGCTGCGATGACGGTCGATCCCACGAAGCGGGCCGCCCTCAACGTAGCGACCGACGACGCACTCATCACGGCGGCCCGCGACCGAGGCGACGATACCCTCGAGTTCGATTCCGGATACGAGGACCGCGAGAGCCGCCTCACGGAGCGCTTCGAAACCCATGGGTCCGTCCCCACGGTCGTCTACCATCGAGGCGCGTTCGGCATCGAGCCAATCACCTACGTTATCGCCGAGAGTGCCGAGGGGGCCGCCAGGTACGTGCGCACCCTTCTCGAGGACATGCCTGTGTAA
- a CDS encoding TenA family protein: MSTRETVSETFEKYPENVESGVTNGEDGDAPRFTTWCRTRAQPNWTGATEHRFTEQLHAGTLDDDVFRRYLVQDYAFLEMLVGTFDHALGDAPSMASKSRLTDFLGTITGDENDYFERSFEALDVPDIDRTDPALHPVTRALQDLLGRASREGGYAETLAVLVPAEWIYRTWAETERAEAPERDYLAEWIALHDTPAFDEFVSWLRTELDREGAAASQRRQERLARLFGRTVELEVAFFDAAFQPEDDEMETAVMGGDGPW; this comes from the coding sequence ATGAGCACTCGAGAGACCGTCAGTGAAACCTTCGAGAAGTACCCTGAGAACGTCGAATCGGGGGTCACCAATGGCGAGGACGGCGACGCCCCACGGTTTACTACCTGGTGTCGCACGCGTGCGCAACCCAACTGGACTGGCGCGACCGAACACCGATTTACCGAGCAACTACATGCCGGAACGCTGGACGACGACGTGTTCCGCCGGTATCTCGTCCAGGACTACGCCTTTCTCGAGATGTTGGTTGGGACGTTCGACCATGCGCTCGGTGACGCACCGTCGATGGCTTCCAAATCCCGGCTTACCGACTTCCTCGGAACGATCACCGGCGACGAGAACGACTACTTCGAGCGGTCCTTCGAGGCACTCGACGTCCCCGATATCGATCGCACCGATCCAGCGTTGCACCCCGTAACGCGAGCGTTACAGGATCTGCTCGGGCGTGCCTCTCGGGAGGGTGGGTATGCAGAAACCCTCGCGGTCCTCGTCCCAGCTGAGTGGATCTACCGCACGTGGGCCGAAACGGAACGCGCGGAAGCGCCAGAGCGGGATTACCTCGCCGAGTGGATCGCCCTCCACGACACTCCTGCGTTCGACGAGTTCGTCTCCTGGCTCCGGACAGAACTGGACCGGGAGGGCGCAGCCGCCTCGCAACGGCGACAGGAGCGCCTGGCGAGGCTGTTTGGACGAACGGTCGAACTGGAAGTCGCGTTCTTCGATGCTGCGTTCCAACCGGAAGACGACGAGATGGAAACCGCAGTCATGGGAGGTGATGGACCGTGGTGA
- the thiD gene encoding bifunctional hydroxymethylpyrimidine kinase/phosphomethylpyrimidine kinase, whose amino-acid sequence MSERRRPAPIDRPVAMTVAGSDSGGGAGIQADLKTLEALGTFGTSAITSVTAQNTQGVDSIHPVPLEEVRAQIESIRSDFAVEGAKTGMLGREPVIREMTTHATEMDAPLVVDPVMVAATGDRLLDPGAETAYEALIGEATLVTPNVDEAEILTGVDVEDVDDLHAAGERLREMGAPAALVKGGHLNTDDGAVRDAFVGPTETTTFTHPRVDSTATHGSGCTLSSAITARLAQGDDLLDAVTAGIEFMTRAVRYPLDVGAGPGSVHHLVSIRDRAAAPSTQEAVEDVVATLVREDARPLVPEVGMNVVGATPYAESVEDTVGVEGRISRTETGIRTTRGTRFGASSHVARFLLSAREHDPALRFAANVRCDAAVASALETLDGPVVEIDRTQEPRADEEGSTMGWAAGRAFEAAADTPVAIVDEGAVGKEPMTRVLATDAQTLTERLLGVLDALEDRSEDNAV is encoded by the coding sequence ATGAGTGAGCGCAGACGACCGGCCCCCATCGACAGACCCGTAGCGATGACCGTCGCCGGCAGTGATTCAGGCGGTGGCGCCGGCATCCAGGCGGACCTCAAGACGCTGGAGGCCCTGGGCACGTTCGGGACGAGCGCCATCACGAGCGTCACCGCTCAGAACACGCAGGGAGTGGACTCGATTCATCCCGTCCCACTCGAGGAGGTCCGGGCACAAATCGAGTCGATCCGTTCGGACTTCGCCGTCGAGGGCGCGAAAACGGGAATGTTGGGCCGCGAACCCGTCATCCGCGAAATGACCACCCACGCGACGGAAATGGACGCCCCACTGGTGGTCGATCCCGTGATGGTCGCGGCGACAGGCGATCGCCTCCTCGATCCAGGCGCGGAGACGGCGTACGAGGCACTGATCGGCGAGGCGACGCTCGTCACTCCCAACGTCGACGAAGCCGAGATACTCACGGGCGTTGACGTGGAGGACGTGGACGACCTCCACGCAGCTGGGGAGCGACTTCGTGAGATGGGAGCCCCCGCCGCGCTCGTAAAGGGTGGCCACCTCAACACTGACGACGGCGCCGTTCGGGACGCGTTCGTCGGGCCGACCGAGACGACGACGTTCACTCATCCACGCGTCGATTCGACGGCGACCCACGGGTCGGGCTGCACGCTCTCCAGTGCGATCACCGCACGTCTGGCACAGGGCGACGACCTCCTGGATGCCGTCACGGCCGGAATCGAGTTCATGACCCGGGCCGTTCGCTATCCACTCGACGTGGGTGCGGGCCCGGGCTCCGTCCATCACCTCGTTTCGATTCGCGATCGTGCGGCGGCACCGTCGACACAGGAGGCAGTCGAGGACGTCGTGGCCACCCTCGTCAGGGAGGACGCCAGGCCGCTGGTCCCGGAGGTGGGTATGAACGTCGTTGGCGCGACGCCGTACGCGGAATCTGTCGAGGACACCGTGGGCGTCGAGGGCCGGATTAGCCGTACGGAGACCGGCATCCGAACCACGCGGGGCACGCGGTTTGGCGCGTCGAGCCACGTCGCTCGATTCCTCCTTTCCGCCCGCGAGCACGACCCGGCGCTTCGGTTTGCTGCGAACGTCCGGTGCGATGCAGCTGTCGCCTCGGCCCTCGAAACGCTCGATGGACCCGTCGTCGAGATTGACCGGACGCAGGAGCCCCGGGCCGACGAGGAGGGCTCGACGATGGGCTGGGCAGCCGGTCGGGCCTTCGAGGCAGCGGCCGACACGCCGGTTGCCATCGTCGACGAGGGCGCCGTCGGCAAAGAGCCGATGACCCGAGTACTCGCCACCGACGCGCAGACACTGACAGAACGCTTGCTTGGAGTGTTGGACGCCCTCGAGGATCGCTCCGAGGACAACGCAGTGTGA
- a CDS encoding sodium:solute symporter family transporter, with amino-acid sequence MVSTSLALGLTVAVLVGFTVVGLWFSRGGVDSAEDLITARNSAGQGRLTATLVASVMGVWILLSAPEAGALYGIGAVIGYGIAEAVPMLAYSSLGPRIRKMIPNGHTLTEYAYVRYGPAMYAFVIAVSVLYMFVFLAAELTGISLALDYLAGIPQWQTAVLVGLFVLAYTGYGGLTASIVTDTVQTLVILPLLVGSVAFAIVSLGGTASVYQGIQATNASLLDPGFVPGIRFGIALVFAVLGAELINQTWWQRIYAGDGAAAVRRSFRTATVANGFILLLATLLGLVAVGAAPVVTEFGSQNYNAGIAFFVLLEEAVGGPVVIGVVVLALALVMSTTDTLFNALSSLVTADLPRLLADPDDRTLRVGARLFTIAVAIAAIAVSLRARSVLRLFFVADLLGAAVAFPLIYGLYDESLTGPRALLSSVSGLAVGSAFFPFPFGLHGLIDKWLGGLLPTPDATYLVPFAGAFLVSTVASILLAWHSDHDFDLSSLSEEITRLEDPSTATDGGAPRESTDGKQEEWSR; translated from the coding sequence GTGGTGAGTACGAGCCTAGCGCTTGGGCTGACTGTTGCAGTATTGGTCGGCTTCACCGTCGTCGGTCTCTGGTTCTCACGGGGCGGGGTCGACTCTGCCGAGGACCTCATCACGGCGCGAAATTCAGCCGGGCAGGGTCGGCTGACGGCCACCCTCGTCGCGTCGGTGATGGGCGTCTGGATCCTGCTGTCGGCCCCCGAAGCCGGCGCACTGTACGGGATCGGTGCCGTGATCGGCTATGGCATCGCCGAAGCCGTGCCGATGCTGGCGTACTCCTCCCTCGGCCCGCGAATTCGTAAAATGATCCCTAATGGACACACGCTGACCGAGTACGCATACGTCCGATATGGGCCCGCCATGTACGCGTTCGTCATCGCGGTCAGCGTGCTCTACATGTTCGTCTTTCTGGCGGCAGAACTGACGGGTATCTCGCTGGCACTCGATTACCTAGCGGGAATTCCACAGTGGCAGACCGCCGTCCTGGTCGGCCTCTTCGTACTGGCCTACACGGGCTATGGAGGGCTCACCGCCAGCATCGTCACCGACACCGTACAAACGCTGGTGATCCTCCCACTCCTCGTTGGCAGCGTGGCCTTCGCGATCGTCTCGTTGGGCGGAACCGCGAGCGTCTATCAGGGAATCCAGGCCACGAACGCATCGCTTCTGGACCCTGGATTTGTCCCGGGCATCCGCTTCGGCATCGCACTCGTCTTCGCCGTTCTCGGTGCAGAACTCATCAACCAGACGTGGTGGCAACGGATCTACGCCGGTGATGGCGCGGCGGCCGTTCGCCGGAGTTTCCGAACGGCGACGGTCGCTAACGGGTTCATCCTGCTACTCGCCACGCTGTTGGGGCTCGTGGCGGTCGGCGCTGCACCGGTCGTCACGGAATTCGGAAGCCAGAATTACAATGCCGGCATCGCGTTTTTCGTCCTCCTCGAGGAGGCGGTCGGTGGGCCAGTGGTTATCGGCGTGGTCGTACTCGCGCTCGCGCTCGTCATGAGTACGACGGATACGCTGTTCAACGCCCTCTCGAGTCTCGTCACCGCAGACCTCCCACGACTTCTCGCTGATCCCGACGACCGAACGTTGAGGGTGGGGGCTCGACTCTTCACGATCGCCGTCGCGATCGCTGCGATCGCGGTCAGTTTGCGAGCAAGAAGCGTGCTCCGCCTATTCTTCGTTGCGGATCTCCTCGGCGCGGCGGTGGCGTTCCCGCTCATATATGGCCTCTACGATGAGAGTCTCACGGGGCCACGCGCACTCCTCAGTAGCGTGAGCGGGCTCGCGGTCGGGAGCGCGTTCTTCCCGTTCCCCTTCGGCCTCCACGGGCTCATCGATAAGTGGCTCGGCGGCCTGCTTCCGACACCTGATGCAACCTATCTCGTCCCCTTTGCCGGGGCGTTCCTCGTCTCGACGGTGGCTAGTATCCTCCTCGCGTGGCATTCGGACCACGATTTCGATCTCAGTTCCCTTTCAGAGGAGATAACCCGCCTTGAGGACCCGTCCACGGCCACAGACGGCGGGGCACCACGTGAATCGACCGACGGAAAACAGGAGGAGTGGTCACGATGA
- a CDS encoding divalent metal cation transporter, whose protein sequence is MPTNSSDMTAILEGSIPEYLRAMGPSWVAGSIAAGPASMASLIAAGAGFDYTLLWVVLLSPIAGALAQYLAMRLGLLTEAGIVTVVEQSLGEKWAWLLVADVVIAAGVAQLVIMKTVATVSATITGIGTGTWGVVWAVIVALGLAGRGYRLLEIAAKLLVSGVVIAFVASAFVVPLDVGQAVNGLVPTLPGGTALVAAGILGGAVHITLITMHSYTMQARDWSVGNYGLATFDVIASMLVAFGIYSIAIFLVAASVLSDPSLSTVGAAQALGPLVGESAKWLFLLGLGGAAVSTLGGNTIVPPFLVADKLGWQTSVEDTRYRGLVAAFALLSAPGAFIGGRVLGQLVLVLALGTIGTPFAIAIVLYLLNADAVPASNSILANVGGGLLLVVSGTLAANFVREQLGAGVGPLSGAVLVFAVILGLATFVVIGKFLREEVLTS, encoded by the coding sequence ATGCCCACGAACAGCTCCGATATGACCGCCATCCTGGAGGGATCTATCCCCGAGTATCTCCGTGCAATGGGGCCCTCCTGGGTCGCGGGATCGATTGCTGCCGGCCCGGCCTCGATGGCGAGCCTCATCGCGGCTGGTGCAGGCTTCGACTACACACTCCTGTGGGTCGTCCTCCTCTCGCCCATCGCGGGCGCACTCGCACAATATCTGGCGATGCGATTGGGACTGCTCACCGAGGCTGGAATCGTTACCGTCGTCGAGCAATCACTGGGCGAGAAATGGGCCTGGCTTCTCGTCGCAGACGTCGTTATCGCAGCCGGTGTTGCACAACTCGTCATCATGAAAACGGTCGCGACGGTCTCCGCGACGATCACCGGAATCGGGACCGGGACGTGGGGGGTCGTCTGGGCGGTCATCGTCGCCCTCGGCCTCGCCGGTCGCGGGTATCGACTCCTCGAAATCGCGGCCAAGCTTCTCGTGAGTGGCGTCGTCATCGCCTTTGTCGCCTCGGCGTTCGTCGTCCCCCTCGACGTGGGCCAGGCGGTGAACGGGCTCGTTCCGACGCTTCCCGGCGGTACCGCTCTGGTCGCAGCCGGTATTCTCGGCGGCGCCGTCCACATCACCCTCATCACGATGCACTCCTACACGATGCAGGCCCGTGACTGGTCGGTTGGCAATTACGGACTCGCCACCTTCGACGTAATCGCCTCAATGCTCGTTGCCTTTGGAATCTACAGCATCGCCATCTTCCTGGTCGCGGCGAGCGTCCTCTCGGATCCCAGCTTGTCTACTGTGGGTGCCGCCCAGGCGCTTGGCCCCCTGGTCGGCGAGAGCGCCAAGTGGCTGTTCTTGCTCGGCCTCGGCGGGGCCGCCGTCTCGACGCTGGGCGGTAACACGATCGTTCCGCCCTTCCTCGTCGCGGACAAGCTCGGCTGGCAGACCAGCGTCGAGGACACGCGCTATCGCGGTCTCGTGGCGGCGTTCGCCCTGCTCTCTGCGCCCGGTGCGTTCATCGGCGGCAGGGTCCTCGGCCAACTCGTCCTCGTTCTGGCGCTTGGAACCATCGGCACGCCGTTCGCCATCGCCATCGTCCTCTACTTGTTGAACGCCGACGCAGTGCCGGCGTCGAACTCGATACTCGCCAACGTAGGCGGCGGGCTCCTCCTGGTCGTCTCGGGCACCCTGGCTGCTAATTTCGTCCGCGAACAACTGGGCGCTGGCGTCGGGCCGCTCTCCGGAGCGGTTCTAGTGTTCGCCGTAATTCTGGGTCTGGCGACGTTCGTCGTAATCGGGAAGTTCCTGCGCGAAGAGGTCCTCACTTCGTGA
- a CDS encoding orc1/cdc6 family replication initiation protein, with amino-acid sequence MTNNDSTQTTVDEILNVGEGDGEDESVIFEKPWLLEIDNVPDANRIVGRDGHITFLAKNLRKMRTNSVPDNVLEWGETGTGKTLVARHVCERLEAATEGTESPIVTAYINPDPISTYTSTFRKIAEQVNAKAENPIDVPYQGLSAEHYRDQKLWPVVEREFSGGLVVIIDEIDKHGEVNEVLYTLSRTQSKDDVDIPVITIGISNDIEFKGEIESRVQSTLQPEHRTFTPYEEDQLIAILENRRDAFYDGVLDNEVIPTTAELAAEEHGDARRAVRLFRNAGEIADEEGDDIVTANHVLEADELVEVELFMEMVKGTPLSGKLLLFSLTRLDRNDPEKEWFRTSEIHEVYQTVARDVEVEPKGYNRALELLNKHVTTGVLESKKKEGGDQGKFRSYSLQGDVESTRAGLINSTPELQTLMGW; translated from the coding sequence ATGACAAACAACGATTCCACGCAAACAACCGTCGACGAGATATTAAATGTCGGTGAAGGAGATGGCGAAGACGAATCGGTCATTTTTGAGAAACCATGGTTGCTCGAGATCGATAACGTCCCTGACGCCAATCGGATCGTCGGTCGAGACGGTCACATCACGTTCTTGGCGAAGAATCTCCGGAAAATGCGGACAAATAGCGTCCCGGATAACGTCCTGGAGTGGGGTGAAACCGGGACGGGGAAGACACTAGTTGCCAGACACGTCTGTGAGCGACTCGAGGCAGCAACTGAAGGAACGGAGTCTCCGATCGTTACTGCATATATTAATCCAGATCCCATCTCTACGTATACCTCCACCTTCCGAAAGATTGCAGAACAGGTGAACGCTAAAGCAGAGAACCCGATTGATGTCCCCTATCAAGGTCTCTCAGCAGAACATTATCGGGATCAGAAGCTGTGGCCCGTTGTTGAGAGGGAGTTCTCTGGCGGTCTCGTCGTCATCATCGATGAAATCGACAAGCACGGCGAAGTCAACGAAGTACTCTACACGCTATCACGGACACAATCAAAAGATGACGTTGACATCCCAGTCATTACAATCGGAATTTCGAACGACATCGAATTCAAAGGAGAAATCGAATCACGGGTTCAATCGACTCTCCAGCCAGAACACCGAACGTTCACGCCGTACGAAGAAGATCAGCTTATCGCTATCCTCGAAAATCGGCGAGACGCATTTTACGATGGTGTCCTCGATAACGAGGTGATTCCAACAACAGCTGAACTCGCAGCTGAAGAACACGGTGATGCTCGACGTGCAGTCCGATTATTCCGGAATGCAGGTGAAATCGCCGACGAAGAAGGCGACGACATCGTGACAGCTAATCACGTTCTAGAGGCTGACGAACTCGTCGAAGTTGAACTCTTTATGGAGATGGTGAAGGGCACTCCGTTGTCCGGGAAATTACTCCTGTTTTCTCTCACACGTCTTGACCGGAATGATCCGGAGAAAGAATGGTTCCGAACGTCAGAGATCCACGAGGTTTACCAGACAGTAGCACGGGACGTCGAGGTGGAGCCGAAGGGGTACAATCGTGCGCTCGAACTCCTGAACAAACACGTGACAACAGGAGTTCTTGAATCAAAAAAGAAGGAAGGCGGAGATCAAGGAAAATTCAGATCGTATTCGCTCCAGGGTGACGTAGAGAGCACTCGAGCTGGACTGATCAATTCAACACCGGAACTCCAGACGCTGATGGGATGGTAA
- a CDS encoding helix-turn-helix domain-containing protein, translating to MSTSDHPPSELESVRERLNVVTQETRFALLQDILGHPLELPTLKELDYVNPSKSQTTIRQHLQQLVDADIVEEALLPENRRQNDLPYKFYGISESGRQFLEEHKLLRAQDTLREIYDRVEKTEDIKRYETAPRPEH from the coding sequence ATGAGCACGTCCGATCACCCGCCAAGCGAGCTAGAATCCGTTCGGGAACGACTCAACGTCGTCACCCAGGAGACGCGGTTCGCGCTCCTCCAGGACATCCTCGGGCATCCGTTGGAACTACCGACGCTGAAGGAACTCGACTACGTCAACCCGAGCAAGAGCCAGACGACGATTCGCCAGCACCTCCAGCAGCTCGTCGACGCCGACATCGTCGAGGAAGCGCTCCTGCCAGAAAACCGTCGGCAGAACGATCTGCCGTACAAGTTCTACGGAATCAGCGAAAGTGGTCGGCAGTTCCTCGAGGAGCACAAACTTCTCCGCGCACAAGACACGCTTCGAGAAATTTACGACCGAGTGGAGAAAACCGAGGACATCAAACGGTACGAGACTGCCCCACGTCCTGAACACTGA
- a CDS encoding winged helix DNA-binding protein: MLRRIELEVLATVERGDTISELATKLDYSESHLSRAVGDLVEKGLVYTERDGRRKRVVPSDARAVEVYQDLVRQHSHIDFSELLTGKALEVLYYLNQPRTVSEIADLSDNYRNTVNRVLKRLRDRGLVGTDDGRYDFNGDFDQLHEFARELAHHLHRQRLEAVAPKGTILWEGYDEFLAQTETEIDAAPFHETGLVRFAAFDLQFLLTGHRYYVYSEELNAVSPAELCCHTLLIDDGSRHRSYCLLLLSHVDVDEEDLREQAVKYGLEDEIDALLRYLETHGEVDDDRLPEWDEFQELAADYKVPLPQ, translated from the coding sequence GTGCTCCGGAGAATCGAACTTGAGGTCCTCGCGACCGTCGAACGCGGCGACACGATCTCCGAGCTCGCGACGAAGCTTGACTATAGCGAGAGCCACCTCTCTCGTGCCGTCGGAGACCTCGTCGAGAAGGGGCTCGTCTACACGGAACGCGACGGCCGCCGAAAGCGGGTCGTCCCTTCAGATGCTCGAGCCGTGGAAGTCTACCAGGACCTCGTCCGTCAGCACTCCCACATCGACTTTTCTGAATTGTTGACCGGCAAGGCACTCGAGGTGCTGTACTATCTCAATCAGCCGCGGACCGTTTCCGAGATTGCCGACCTGAGCGACAACTACCGCAACACGGTCAACCGAGTCCTCAAGCGGCTTCGCGACCGTGGTCTCGTCGGCACGGACGACGGCCGCTACGACTTCAACGGCGACTTCGATCAACTCCACGAGTTCGCACGCGAACTAGCTCATCATCTTCACCGACAACGCCTCGAAGCGGTCGCCCCGAAGGGGACGATTCTCTGGGAGGGCTACGATGAATTCCTCGCCCAGACAGAGACGGAGATCGACGCGGCGCCGTTCCACGAAACCGGCCTCGTTCGGTTCGCGGCCTTCGATCTCCAGTTCCTGCTCACCGGCCACCGCTACTACGTCTACTCCGAGGAGCTCAACGCAGTCTCGCCGGCGGAGCTGTGTTGTCACACGCTGCTCATCGACGACGGCAGCCGCCACCGCTCGTACTGTCTCCTCCTGCTCAGCCACGTCGACGTCGACGAGGAGGATCTCCGAGAGCAGGCGGTGAAGTATGGCCTCGAAGACGAAATCGACGCCTTGCTCCGCTACCTCGAGACGCACGGCGAGGTCGACGACGACCGTCTTCCGGAGTGGGACGAGTTCCAGGAGCTGGCGGCTGATTATAAGGTGCCACTACCACAATGA